One window from the genome of Sardina pilchardus chromosome 12, fSarPil1.1, whole genome shotgun sequence encodes:
- the LOC134097835 gene encoding C-C motif chemokine 18-like produces the protein MKDYKLAVACILLFTLCTEVLSQNFNPEKCCFRYYNKPIPSRSVERILATSPECIKPGFLVITKRRGLSLCVNPDDPAVSKLISKFYFPGAEYP, from the exons ATGAAGGACTACAAGCTTGCCGTCGCCTGCATCCTGCTTTTCACACTTTGCACTGAGGTGCTCAGTCAAA ATTTCAATCCAGAGAAATGCTGTTTTAGGTACTACAACAAACCCATTCCTTCTAGAAGTGTTGAGCGTATCCTGGCAACCTCCCCAGAATGCATCAAGCCAGGGTTTCT GGTCATCACAAAGAGACGAGGACTGTCACTGTGTGTCAACCCAGATGACCCAGCAGTCAGCAAACTGATATCCAAGTTCTACTTCCCTGGCGCTGAATATCCCTGA
- the LOC134097869 gene encoding C-C motif chemokine 4 homolog, with protein sequence MKLSCVVAVAVLVLVLCSQGQSQYANGPDKCCFKFYSKPIPPRAITKYKSTHHSCTTKAVILVTRRGKELCAKPEVKQIQDIMEKLDNLFGTPAPTSSP encoded by the exons ATGAAACTGTcctgtgttgttgctgttgctgttcttGTTCTGGTACTCTGCTCCCAGGGACAAAGCCAGT atGCCAATGGACCTGATAAATGTTGTTTTAAATTTTACAGCAAGCCGATTCCACCTAGAGCCATAACAAAGTACAAATCTACACACCACAGTTGCACCACAAAGGCAGTGAT CCTTGTCACTCGGAGGGGCAAAGAACTGTGCGCCAAACCAGAGGTCAAACAAATCCAGGACATCATGGAGAAACTGGACAACCTGTTTGGTACCCCGGCCCCCACCAGCTCTCCTTAA
- the LOC134097870 gene encoding C-C motif chemokine 4 homolog yields MKLSCVVAVAVLVLALCSLGQSQVAGPDKCCFNYYGKAIPSRAIKEYKITHPSCPKKGVILITVKGKELCANPEVKQVMDIMDRVDDLFGTPAPTSSP; encoded by the exons ATGAAACTgtcttgtgttgttgctgttgctgttcttGTTCTGGCACTCTGCTCCCTGGGACAGAGCCAGG TTGCCGGGCCAGATAAATGCTGTTTCAATTATTACGGCAAGGCGATTCCATCGAGAGCCATAAAAGAATATAAAATCACCCACCCCAGCTGCCCCAAAAAGGGTGTGAT cctcaTCACTGTGAAGGGCAAAGAACTGTGCGCCAACCCAGAGGTCAAGCAAGTCATGGACATCATGGACAGAGTGGACGACCTTTTTGGTACCCCGGCCCCCACCAGCTCTCCTTAA
- the LOC134097871 gene encoding C-C motif chemokine 4 homolog, whose amino-acid sequence MKLSCVVAVAVLVLALCSLGQSQQPDKCCFSYYSKTIPPRAIKEYKPTGPQCAKKGVILITNKGKELCANPEVKEVQDIMEKLDDLFGTLAPITSR is encoded by the exons ATGAAACTgtcttgtgttgttgctgttgctgttctcGTTCTGGCACTCTGCTCCCTGGGACAAAGCCAGC AACCAGATAAATGCTGTTTTAGTTATTACAGCAAGACGATTCCACCTAGAGCCATAAAAGAATATAAACCTACCGGCCCCCAGTGCGCCAAAAAGGGAGTGAT cctCATCACTAATAAGGGCAAAGAACTGTGTGCCAACCCAGAGGTCAAGGAAGTCCAGGACATCATGGAGAAACTGGACGACCTGTTTGGTACCCTGGCCCCCATCACTTCTCGCTAA